A single region of the Anguilla anguilla isolate fAngAng1 chromosome 17, fAngAng1.pri, whole genome shotgun sequence genome encodes:
- the si:ch211-139g16.8 gene encoding immunoglobulin superfamily member 6 codes for MVTQSDMITLAVPLLFQLSVSLVCLAESRMLCRTVISQPDEVTAFTAARATILPCNVTHRCPNMASRIRWFVFRRDHHEDIRVQPPKYSTDGRALTIHSPQTNDSGVYYCSTATPSTTRVVVPSIGNGTRLVVREKPNTTTMTALLWTLFAVLALYSLLILSLLICKKTRREIFSSKRRNTPEKRGSTRRLHFHAVVQELYGKGNLRSAGQNTAHSHHGRFENPHAYSPDEDVYQNM; via the exons ATGGTCACACAATCAGACATGATTACTCTGGCcgttcctctcctcttccagctctctgtctctctggtctgCTTGGCAG AGAGCCGTATGCTCTGCCGCACGGTGATCAGCCAGCCAGATGAGGTCACAGCGTTCACTGCAGCCCGCGCCACCATCCTGCCCTGCAATGTCACCCACCGATGCCCCAACATGGCCTCCCGCATCCGTTGGTTTGTGTTCCGCCGCGACCATCACGAGGATATCCGCGTTCAGCCCCCCAAATACAGCACAGACGGCAGGGCTCTCACCATCCACTCCCCCCAGACCAACGACAGCGGGGTGTACTACTGCTCCACCGCCACGCCCTCCACCACAAGGGTGGTGGTGCCCAGCATCGGCAACGGAACACGCCTTGTGGTGAGAG AAAAACCTAACACCACCACCATGACAGCACTGCTGTGGACGCTGTTCGCTGTCCTGGCTCTGTACAGCCTGCTCATTCTCTCACTACTCATCTGCAAGAAG ACCAGAAGAGAGATCTTCAGCAGTAAAAGGAGGAACACGCCAGAGAAG AGAGGCTCCACCAGGAGACTGCATTTCCACGCGGTGGTGCAAGAACTGTACGGGAAAGGGAACTTACGAAGCGCAGGCCAGAACACCGCACACTCTCACCACGGCAGG TTTGAGAATCCCCACGCCTACTCACCAGATGAGGATGTGTACCAGAACATGTGA